The stretch of DNA AACCGGCCAGTTTGGGATTTTTGGCAATTTCCTCACCAAAAGCGGTAAACAGGGCCAAAGCAGTAAGTGCGGCTGAGCCGATCGCAAAGCCCTTGGCAATGGCGGCGGTTGTATTGCCGACCGCATCCAGCTTATCGGTGGTTTTGCGGACTTCCGGCCCTAACTCGGCCATCTCGGCAATACCGCCGGCATTGTCGGCGACAGGGCCAAAGGAGTCAACCGCGACAACCATGGCGGCAGTACAAAGCATGCCCATGGCGGCCATGGCAATGCCATAAATGCCGGCCTGATTGTAAGCCAGCCAGATAGCGGCGGAAAAAACCAGCATCGGCAATCCGGTGCTTCTTAAACCGGCAGCAAGACCGGAGATTATATTGGTGGCCGGGCCGGTTTTAGAGGCATCGGCAATATGCTGCGTCGGCGGTTTGCTGCTGGATGTATAATATTCGGTAATCATCCCGATCAGAACATTGACGACCAGGCCGGAGACAATTGCAACGAATATTCCGAATCCTTTCGGGCCAAAAACATAGGTGGCCAGAGCATAGGCCATAATAGCAGTCAGCACATTGGTGCTCCACAGTCCGCGATTGAGCGCCGCCTGAGGATCGCCGTCCTCGCCAGTGCGAACCAGAAAGGTACTGATAATGGCGGCGGCAATTCCGGCGGCGCCTATCAGCAGGGGGAACAACACGCCATCAACGCCGAACAGGGTGTTGCCGATGAGCATGGCGGCAATGGCTGTAGCCCCGTAGGACTCGAACAAGTCAGCTCCCATACCGGCGGTATCGCCGACATTATCGCCCACATTATCGGCAATAACCGCCGGATTGCGGGGATCATCCTCGGGAATTCCCGCCTCGACCTTGCCCACCAGATCTGCTCCGACATCAGCGGCTTTGGTATAGATACCGCCGCCAATCCGGGCAAAAAAGGCAATGGCGCTGGCGCCAAAGGCAAAACTATTGATCACGACCGGATCCCGGAAAATGAGATATAATACGGAAACACCCAACAAACCCAAACCGGCGACCGACATACCCATGACGGCCCCGGCCCGGAAGGACACACTCAACGCACTGTTAAGACTGGTACGGGCAGCTTCTGTAGTACGGGCGTTGGCTTTGGTGGTCGAAGTCATCCCCACATAGCCGGCAATGGCCGAACAAACGGCTCCGACTAAGAACGATACAGCCAGCCTGTAGCCTTCCACATAATACAAAATAGCAAAAATAGCAATCGTAAACGGAATGAGGGTTTTATACTGACGATTTAAAAAAGCCATCGCTCCTTCAAAAATCGCTTGGGACAGTTCTTGCATCCTGGCATTGCCGGGGCTTTCCTTTAATACACTGGCCATTAAGTATGCGGCAAACAGTAACGCCGCAATACCGGCCACAGGCGCAACATACACTAAATCCATGTGAAAAATTCCCTCCTCAATTGAGCGCGTATTCATTTGTCTGCTATTTCTTGCCTGATTGCCCCAATTGCTCAGTCTTAATTGAGGCGTAGTGTGACGATTACTGCACCTTTACAATAATTAATGTTACAATACCGAATAAAATTCCCAGTATCATCGTAGCCTTGGCCAATATTCCGTCAAGGCCCTTCTTCTTGCCGCCAAAAATGGCTTCCGCTCCGCCGGCAATTGAACCGGACATGCCGGCGCTTTTCCCCGATTGCAGCACTACAGTAGCAATAAGTGCGATACATATGACAGCTTCCAGTATCATTAATCCTGTTATCAACCTTTGCACACCTCCTATCCATTTACTATTTTAGCATAAACAAAAAGCACTTAGCAAATAACTGGCAAAATTTAGTTTATTTTTCTGGAAAATTTTATCAAACATTGAATAGATGAGAAAAAAAGCGCAATCAATCATTGCGCTTAAAATAATTCAATCCTAACGGGCCCCAACCGCCCTTTTGCTAAACCCGGTAAGCCTGACGCAGCAGCGACACCGGATGAACTGTTTTCACCCTGGCGCCATGCGTAATTTGCAGGCGGCAGGTGCCGCAATCGCATACGACGGTATCCACATCGGCTTCCGTAATGGTGTCAAACAGGTTTTGGCCGACAGCCATGGCAATATCGTATTTGTCGGCTTTAAAGCCATAATTGCCCGAAATACCGCAGCAGCCGGCATCCGCATTGGCGATTTTCAATCCGGGAATGAGCGGCAAAACTTCCAGCGCCGGCAATCCCATGCCCTGAGCGCGCAAATGGCAGGGAGCGTGATACAGATATTCAGCGTCAACCGGGCTGAAATCGGTGTTTAACCGCCCCTCATCCTGCAACAGGGCTAGAAAC from Dendrosporobacter quercicolus encodes:
- a CDS encoding sodium-translocating pyrophosphatase, with product MDLVYVAPVAGIAALLFAAYLMASVLKESPGNARMQELSQAIFEGAMAFLNRQYKTLIPFTIAIFAILYYVEGYRLAVSFLVGAVCSAIAGYVGMTSTTKANARTTEAARTSLNSALSVSFRAGAVMGMSVAGLGLLGVSVLYLIFRDPVVINSFAFGASAIAFFARIGGGIYTKAADVGADLVGKVEAGIPEDDPRNPAVIADNVGDNVGDTAGMGADLFESYGATAIAAMLIGNTLFGVDGVLFPLLIGAAGIAAAIISTFLVRTGEDGDPQAALNRGLWSTNVLTAIMAYALATYVFGPKGFGIFVAIVSGLVVNVLIGMITEYYTSSSKPPTQHIADASKTGPATNIISGLAAGLRSTGLPMLVFSAAIWLAYNQAGIYGIAMAAMGMLCTAAMVVAVDSFGPVADNAGGIAEMAELGPEVRKTTDKLDAVGNTTAAIAKGFAIGSAALTALALFTAFGEEIAKNPKLAGLLVNGHLVINLTEPGVIIGIFLGATLPFLVCAFTMEAVGKAAFEMIEEVRRQFREIPGIMEGTGRPDYARCVDISTAAALREMLLPGIFAVGAPLLVGFVMGAKALAGFLAGATAAGVLMAIFMSNAGGAWDNAKKYIESGHLGGKGTPTHAAAVIGDTVGDPFKDTSGPAMNPLIKVAGTISLIIAPFLFF
- the secG gene encoding preprotein translocase subunit SecG, whose translation is MITGLMILEAVICIALIATVVLQSGKSAGMSGSIAGGAEAIFGGKKKGLDGILAKATMILGILFGIVTLIIVKVQ